One genomic segment of Helicoverpa zea isolate HzStark_Cry1AcR chromosome 22, ilHelZeax1.1, whole genome shotgun sequence includes these proteins:
- the LOC124641399 gene encoding uncharacterized protein LOC124641399, with translation MDKNREKKTKQEPSIYFTPFNWLKDAKIYNHKYERVTSAWMTDNVDCIILYFSMRNVDRPDDIMYQFYEWYENARYINLPIEVINVPMDETKENMCHGYDEQANWFTLMYNDPLILTLQYIYAICSVPHLVIIRTDCSVVSQHGILDLDKYGINAFITWMSTSAAACTPKRLSKELKMYGPKWKYLTAGVGKTDKPDYTRKFSIMQKPDETTSIGMSIRTSDLSDKLPLNQP, from the coding sequence ATGGATAAGAATAGGGAAAAGAAAACCAAACAAGAGCCAAGTATCTATTTCACACCTTTCAACTGGTTAAAAGACGCGAAAATTTACAACCACAAGTACGAGAGAGTCACTAGCGCTTGGATGACGGACAATGTTGATTGTATCATTCTATACTTCTCCATGCGAAACGTCGACAGACCTGATGATATCATGTACCAATTCTACGAGTGGTATGAAAACGCCAGATATATAAACCTTCCCATTGAAGTCATCAACGTCCCCATGGATGAGACCAAAGAGAATATGTGCCATGGATACGACGAACAAGCCAACTGGTTCACTCTCATGTATAATGACCCCCTTATCCTCACTCTTCAGTACATCTACGCAATATGCTCCGTACCTCACCTCGTAATCATCAGAACTGACTGCTCCGTCGTCTCCCAACACGGGATTTTAGACCTTGATAAGTACGGAATAAATGCGTTTATTACTTGGATGTCAACCTCAGCTGCTGCGTGCACTCCTAAGAGACTTAGCAAGGAATTAAAAATGTATGGTCCTAAGTGGAAGTATTTGACCGCTGGCGTCGGAAAGACTGATAAGCCTGATTACACAAGAAAGTTCAGTATAATGCAAAAGCCCGATGAGACGACGTCAATTGGAATGTCAATAAGAACTTCGGATCTTAGTGACAAGTTGCCTCTGAATCAACCTtag
- the LOC124641380 gene encoding stress-associated endoplasmic reticulum protein 2, with amino-acid sequence MAPKQRMRIANEIASKNITMRGNVPKSTKEKDDQYPVAPWLLALFIFVVCGSAVFQIIQSIRLA; translated from the exons ATGGCACCGAAACAGAGGATGCGTATCGCCAACGAAATTGCCAGCAAAAACATTACCATGAGAGGCAATGTGCCAAAGTCTACCAAG GAAAAGGACGACCAATACCCCGTCGCGCCCTGGTTGCTGGCTCTCTTCATCTTCGTAGTTTGCGGTTCAGCAGTGTTCCAAATAATCCAATCCATAAGACTTGCCTAG